A single genomic interval of Amycolatopsis albispora harbors:
- a CDS encoding ATP-binding protein, which produces MSNRPEQVPPANPHFVNQVAVLGRATEAVRQAQADGRPATVVFVGGPGTGKTAVALKLAERVRELYPDGQLFARLNDDLDDHGAEAAILREFLHELGVDRTELPDRLDAVRAMFHSLTRDQRLMVFLDGAIRGSQVRMLLPGGARSLVIVTEAQPLGTLGAHGPVTFVDLEPLEDAAALALFERVLGESVVARERAVIEEIIQLCDQLPLALTVVAAMLLRFPQRPAERLLRELRDERRRVRALSRDDDVSVSAAFNLATRWLSDIARDCYYAVGSVPGSGTWSVGVLAAALERPEVEVEEGLRDLVEARLAQELADDQFLVRDLVRLHAREIDPAEPEERERRSARLLLHWFDGTVAADELIAPARPWRARFVPARRLTVRHSDLAAATQWLHRERTNLRAAVEYAYSVGEDELVAQWCVVLWPFYEAGKFLDELLATHQLGRVAAERSGDAALGSLLATQAGFAHYLRREVDKAISDFRSATDQAREVGDRELEASAVEGWGLALHAAQRDAEARELLSRNLELAMAIGVPRRIALARLHLAKVLAPEAALSLLDQAGEYFQVHGETVNAAKVETWQGIKHREAGTLEDAECALSHALTVMAEARRRFDEAVALEALGDVAVSAEQPGLAREHYAQALVIFEDLRFAINSDAVRAKITALGEAGE; this is translated from the coding sequence ATGTCGAACAGGCCCGAGCAGGTGCCGCCCGCAAATCCGCACTTCGTCAATCAGGTCGCTGTTCTCGGCAGGGCGACGGAAGCGGTGCGGCAGGCGCAGGCCGACGGGCGCCCCGCGACGGTGGTGTTCGTCGGCGGTCCCGGAACAGGGAAGACCGCTGTGGCGCTGAAGCTGGCGGAGCGAGTGCGTGAATTGTATCCGGACGGTCAGCTCTTCGCGCGGTTGAACGACGACCTGGACGACCACGGCGCCGAAGCGGCAATTCTGCGTGAGTTTCTGCATGAGCTGGGGGTGGACCGGACGGAGCTGCCTGATCGGCTGGATGCCGTGCGGGCCATGTTTCATTCCCTGACCAGGGATCAACGCCTGATGGTCTTTCTGGATGGCGCGATTCGTGGTAGCCAGGTGCGCATGTTGCTGCCGGGCGGTGCCCGGTCACTGGTGATCGTCACCGAGGCGCAGCCGCTGGGTACGCTGGGGGCGCACGGGCCGGTTACTTTTGTTGACCTCGAGCCGCTGGAGGACGCGGCGGCGCTCGCGCTGTTCGAGCGTGTGCTCGGTGAGTCCGTGGTGGCGCGGGAGCGCGCGGTGATCGAGGAGATCATCCAGCTGTGTGACCAGCTTCCGCTCGCACTCACCGTGGTGGCGGCCATGTTGCTGCGGTTCCCCCAGCGCCCGGCCGAGCGGCTGCTGCGGGAGCTGCGGGACGAACGCCGCCGGGTGCGCGCCCTTTCCCGCGATGACGACGTGTCCGTGTCCGCGGCATTCAATCTGGCCACTCGCTGGCTGAGCGACATCGCGCGCGACTGCTACTACGCGGTGGGATCGGTACCCGGGAGCGGCACCTGGAGCGTCGGCGTGCTGGCCGCCGCACTGGAACGGCCCGAGGTCGAGGTCGAAGAGGGGTTGCGCGATCTGGTTGAGGCCAGGCTCGCCCAAGAGCTGGCCGATGACCAATTTCTGGTTCGCGACCTGGTTCGCCTGCACGCACGAGAGATCGATCCGGCCGAGCCCGAAGAGCGTGAGCGCCGGAGTGCGCGTCTGCTCCTGCATTGGTTCGACGGAACGGTGGCCGCGGACGAGTTGATCGCACCGGCACGTCCCTGGCGGGCGCGGTTCGTGCCCGCGCGGCGCTTGACGGTCCGGCACTCCGATCTGGCGGCCGCTACGCAATGGTTGCACCGAGAGCGCACCAATCTGCGTGCCGCGGTGGAATACGCCTACAGCGTGGGTGAGGATGAGCTGGTCGCCCAGTGGTGTGTGGTGCTCTGGCCGTTCTACGAGGCCGGCAAGTTCCTTGACGAGCTGCTGGCCACCCACCAGCTCGGCCGAGTCGCCGCGGAACGCTCGGGTGACGCCGCGCTGGGAAGTCTTCTCGCGACGCAGGCCGGTTTCGCGCACTATCTGCGTCGTGAGGTCGACAAGGCAATCAGCGACTTCCGTAGCGCGACCGATCAGGCGCGCGAGGTCGGTGACCGTGAGCTGGAGGCGTCCGCGGTGGAGGGGTGGGGGCTCGCCTTGCATGCCGCCCAACGGGATGCCGAGGCGCGAGAGCTGTTGAGCCGTAATCTGGAGCTGGCCATGGCGATCGGTGTCCCTCGCCGGATCGCGCTGGCCCGGCTGCACTTGGCCAAGGTGCTGGCGCCGGAGGCCGCGCTGTCCTTGCTCGACCAGGCAGGCGAGTATTTCCAAGTCCACGGGGAGACGGTCAACGCGGCGAAGGTCGAGACCTGGCAGGGCATCAAGCATCGGGAAGCGGGAACGCTCGAGGACGCCGAGTGCGCACTGTCGCACGCGCTCACGGTCATGGCGGAGGCTCGTCGGCGCTTCGATGAGGCCGTGGCGCTCGAGGCGCTGGGCGACGTCGCCGTCAGCGCCGAGCAGCCGGGCCTGGCGCGCGAGCACTACGCGCAGGCTTTGGTGATCTTCGAGGATCTGCGGTTCGCGATCAACAGTGACGCGGTCAGGGCCAAGATCACTGCGCTGGGTGAGGCCGGCGAATGA
- a CDS encoding peptidase inhibitor family I36 protein, with the protein MSIWSRMAAVGMLLAAPLTVSITGTSAAATAEGGAQVQATCDPGRICFWVGPNYTHLKFSLTPTSSGSCSIIPSPWGYRSVQNNSGYLQKVYKSANCTGAVMVPIGHGNRIADLGAAYVSVGGN; encoded by the coding sequence ATGAGTATATGGAGCAGGATGGCGGCTGTCGGCATGTTGCTGGCCGCGCCATTGACGGTTTCAATAACGGGAACATCTGCGGCTGCGACGGCCGAGGGCGGAGCACAGGTGCAGGCCACCTGTGATCCAGGGCGAATCTGCTTTTGGGTAGGACCGAACTACACGCATCTCAAGTTCAGTTTGACACCGACGTCTTCCGGCAGTTGCAGCATCATCCCCTCGCCGTGGGGGTATCGATCGGTGCAGAACAACTCGGGCTACCTGCAAAAGGTGTATAAGAGCGCGAATTGCACAGGGGCAGTCATGGTGCCAATTGGGCATGGCAATAGAATTGCCGACCTGGGGGCGGCCTACGTTTCAGTTGGCGGCAACTAA
- a CDS encoding MerR family transcriptional regulator, translating into MHLSFTPPHQVKIGDAAAFAGTTPRAIRHYHEIGLLPEPERGADGRRRYGYDDMIRLLWIRRMAEASISLDDMRAAFDETRGIEESLGRLEETLAAKESAIKRQRAVVQRLRAVGSPLGLLSELVTDRLSHLPPGALRRSDLDTLLVTERVFGPLGAAVQASVSIVLATHPDLRAEDDRLDAAEAALDDGVDPHDPRVEELAAQRHAHHKALEKAIEADGLDIDEEKLFETYDADLTGEEPARMSVSEAVTKMPYGFSPARTRCLELTAELLAKDRADR; encoded by the coding sequence ATGCACCTCTCCTTCACGCCTCCCCACCAGGTCAAGATCGGTGACGCGGCCGCGTTCGCCGGGACGACCCCGCGCGCGATTCGCCACTACCACGAGATCGGCCTGCTGCCGGAGCCCGAGCGGGGCGCGGACGGCCGCCGCCGCTACGGCTACGACGACATGATCCGCTTGCTGTGGATCCGCAGGATGGCAGAGGCCAGCATCAGCCTGGACGACATGCGGGCCGCCTTCGACGAAACCCGGGGCATCGAGGAGAGCCTGGGCCGACTGGAGGAAACCCTGGCCGCCAAGGAGTCCGCCATCAAACGCCAGCGCGCCGTTGTCCAGCGACTGCGGGCCGTGGGCAGCCCCCTCGGGCTGCTCTCCGAACTGGTGACGGACCGGCTCAGCCACCTGCCCCCGGGCGCACTGCGCCGCTCCGACCTGGACACCCTGCTGGTCACGGAACGAGTCTTCGGCCCGCTGGGCGCCGCTGTCCAGGCGAGCGTGTCCATCGTGCTGGCCACCCACCCAGACCTCCGGGCCGAGGACGACCGTCTCGACGCCGCGGAAGCCGCCCTCGACGACGGCGTCGATCCCCATGACCCCCGCGTCGAAGAACTCGCCGCGCAGCGACACGCCCACCACAAAGCTTTGGAGAAGGCCATCGAGGCGGACGGGCTGGACATCGACGAGGAGAAGCTCTTCGAGACCTACGACGCCGACCTGACGGGCGAGGAGCCCGCGCGGATGAGCGTCTCCGAAGCGGTCACGAAGAT